Part of the Planctomicrobium piriforme genome, TCGACCTTACCCAGGTAGCGTTCGCGAATCTGCGGGGCAGTGTGCGTATGCGTGGCGCTGATCATGATTGCGTCGGCATCGATCTTCGTTTCCGCGACGATCATCGCCCGGGCCGTGTCGTACATGTGATTCGGAATACTCGTCACATCACAGGCGGCGATCGCGACTTTTCTGCCGTCGCATTCAATCACAATCGCCCGCACGCACAACGGGTCATGCGCTTCTTCTGATAGTTTGACGAAGGGCCGGCTCATCGGCGTGAGCATCGGCGTTCCGAGCGGAGGCGTGATATCGACCAGCCCCTTCCCGATACGGAGTTCGCCGGCCGAAGCGCACTGACAGATCAGCAGCAGAAGCAGCACGGCCAGGGGCCATGCGAAGGAACGGCGTTGATGCGGCTGCGTGTTCAAAGTCGAAACCCTGTCTTCAAGAAACAAACATGAGGTACTGCCGCGAATAACAGATCGAAGAAGTCATTCTGCTCCGGACTCGGCGAGCAAACGGGACATCTCTGTTTTCATCGACTCGAGCGCCGACTGCGCAGTCGGGTCAGAGATGCGGTTGCTCAATTCGTACGGATCGCTCTGCAAGTCATAGAGTTCATCCATGCCCGTCAGATCCGTGTAGCGGATGTATTTCCAGCGATCGCCGCGAACCGCCCGATAGCCCATCTTGTGCATGCGGGGGAAGACGGTGTCGGTGTAATACTCCACCAGAAACGACGACCGCCAATCACTGGGAGTCTTGCCAGACAGCAACGGCACGACTGAATGTCCCTGATATTGTGTGGGAATCTTTGCTCCGGCGAATTCGGCAAACGTTGGAGCGATGTCGAGACCCAGCACGCAGGCGTCAATCGTGCTTCCGGCCTTGATCAGCCGCGGATAACGCATGAGAAACGGAATGCGAATGCTCTCTTCATAGGCCAGCCGGCGTTCCACGCTCAGGCCGTGTTCGCCATAGAAGTAACCGTGATCGCCAATCACGATCAGTACCGTGTTGTCGAGTTGCCCGGTCTCCTGGAGCGTCTTGTAGATCTGTCCGACCCCTTCGTCGACGGCAGACAGCATTCGCAGCCGATTCAGAATCGAGGTATCGCTGCTGCCGGTCGTCGGGCCAAGAGGTGGCAGGCCGGCAATCTGTTGCTGCAGAGCCGGTTTATCCAGGGGAGGCACGCCGGCATTCGGACGCCGGGGCACAGTCACCCCCTCATACAGCGCTACATGACGCGGAGCGGGAATGAAGTTTGAAGCGGTCGGGTCAGACAGCTTCCCATCAGCCGCCTGAGCGGTTTCGGGGTGAATCGCTTTATGCGAGAGATACAACAGAAACGGCCGGTCGTGCTTCTGACGCAGGAACTGGACGCTGGTTTCATTGAGCACGTCGGTCACATAGCCATGCGTCTGGACCGTCTTGCCGTCGTCATTGACCATCGAATCAAACGAGGTTCCCTGCCCTTGCAGGCAGTACCAGCGGTCGAAACCGGAACGACGGCTGTTGTCGTTCCCCATGTGCCATTTGCCGATGAAGGCCGTTTCGTAGCCCGCCTGCTTGAGCACCTGAGGGAAGGTCTCAAGCTGATGGCTCCGCGGACTGCGGTCGGTGTTGTCGGTAATCCCGTGCGTGTGAGCGTATTGACCCGTCAGGAAGCTCGCGCGACTGGGAGAGCAGAGCGGCGTGGTGATGAACGCGTTGAGGAATCGCGTCCCCTCTTTGGCCACCCGATCGATGTTCGGCGTCTGCACGAACGAGTTGCCGGTGCAGCCCAGGTCATCCCAGCGCAGGTCATCGACAATGATGAACACGAGATTGGGGCGGGCAGCAGTTTCAGCGGCAGCACGGGTCGCGATCTGATAAACCAGCAAAGCCACCAGCAGAGACAAAGACCGAAAGAACATGGCGCCTCAGCAGTGAGAAGCGATTCGAAACGATGCAACAACTCCGAGCGACTGGCGGCCTGATCTCTGTCGAGACAAATTCGGCCGCGCTGGGCTCAAATAGTATTTCTACCGTGATTGCACGCTTAACGCTTTATTTGCAACATTTGCCTCAGTGCTTAAATAGCAG contains:
- a CDS encoding sulfatase family protein gives rise to the protein MFFRSLSLLVALLVYQIATRAAAETAARPNLVFIIVDDLRWDDLGCTGNSFVQTPNIDRVAKEGTRFLNAFITTPLCSPSRASFLTGQYAHTHGITDNTDRSPRSHQLETFPQVLKQAGYETAFIGKWHMGNDNSRRSGFDRWYCLQGQGTSFDSMVNDDGKTVQTHGYVTDVLNETSVQFLRQKHDRPFLLYLSHKAIHPETAQAADGKLSDPTASNFIPAPRHVALYEGVTVPRRPNAGVPPLDKPALQQQIAGLPPLGPTTGSSDTSILNRLRMLSAVDEGVGQIYKTLQETGQLDNTVLIVIGDHGYFYGEHGLSVERRLAYEESIRIPFLMRYPRLIKAGSTIDACVLGLDIAPTFAEFAGAKIPTQYQGHSVVPLLSGKTPSDWRSSFLVEYYTDTVFPRMHKMGYRAVRGDRWKYIRYTDLTGMDELYDLQSDPYELSNRISDPTAQSALESMKTEMSRLLAESGAE